A window of Dehalococcoidia bacterium contains these coding sequences:
- a CDS encoding cytochrome c3 family protein gives MKWLPLLLALPAVAGTLVIVRSTWVEANPGQSSGCVSCHPADMPATSISVTAAGETGTTATYDVSGSTPYDAREGWAVFSPAGSNVANGYGPGSFTLPRDGATYRVYWVDDADSCNSTPAPPSCTKGGAAFEDIVVPAAPTTGPTPTATSEPDTPTPTPQPDTPTPTTEPGAPTPTPEPDTPTPLPQPDTPTPAPDTPTPAPTATAPAPTPVPTFQPGAPAGKSDIYGTAHDLGSPDTPTCKQCHTPHNAQGSYLWARAPKTGMSGLQSLCFSCHDGSVTATGAFIADPAYRNHDVEPGVEGEDCDRCHDPHADTWEFADPSRLPPASQNADLCLACHGVGSISHWMGMTDAPADRAWDPYTGDFSGTRLWDETGTAVVPAGEAHMKCLTCHAVHGAVDSGITSMTYDALCLNCHD, from the coding sequence ATGAAGTGGCTTCCCCTGTTGCTGGCCCTGCCGGCGGTGGCAGGCACTCTGGTGATTGTGCGTTCGACGTGGGTCGAAGCTAACCCCGGCCAGTCGAGCGGCTGCGTCTCCTGTCACCCGGCGGACATGCCCGCAACCTCGATCTCGGTGACCGCAGCGGGCGAGACGGGGACTACCGCAACCTACGACGTCTCGGGCTCCACCCCCTACGACGCCCGTGAAGGTTGGGCCGTCTTCAGTCCCGCCGGCTCCAACGTGGCGAACGGCTACGGACCCGGTTCGTTCACTCTTCCCAGGGACGGGGCCACCTACCGCGTCTACTGGGTGGACGACGCCGACTCCTGCAACAGCACGCCGGCGCCTCCCAGTTGCACGAAGGGCGGCGCCGCCTTCGAGGACATCGTCGTGCCTGCTGCGCCCACGACCGGGCCCACGCCGACAGCTACGTCCGAGCCGGATACGCCGACGCCCACACCCCAACCGGATACGCCCACGCCCACGACTGAACCGGGCGCCCCGACGCCCACGCCTGAGCCGGATACGCCGACTCCTCTCCCCCAACCGGACACGCCCACGCCCGCACCGGACACGCCCACTCCCGCGCCCACGGCTACAGCGCCCGCGCCTACGCCCGTTCCCACATTCCAGCCGGGCGCGCCGGCAGGCAAGAGCGATATCTACGGCACCGCCCACGACCTCGGCTCGCCGGATACACCCACCTGCAAGCAGTGCCACACGCCTCACAACGCCCAGGGGAGCTATCTGTGGGCCCGCGCGCCCAAGACCGGCATGTCCGGCCTGCAATCGCTCTGCTTCAGTTGCCACGACGGCTCAGTCACTGCTACCGGCGCATTCATCGCCGACCCCGCCTACCGGAACCACGACGTCGAGCCCGGCGTCGAGGGGGAGGACTGTGACCGCTGTCACGACCCGCACGCCGATACGTGGGAGTTCGCCGATCCGTCAAGGCTCCCTCCCGCATCGCAGAACGCCGACCTCTGCCTCGCCTGCCACGGCGTCGGCTCGATAAGCCACTGGATGGGGATGACCGACGCCCCCGCCGACCGCGCGTGGGACCCCTACACGGGCGACTTCAGTGGAACGCGTCTGTGGGACGAGACAGGCACGGCCGTAGTCCCCGCCGGCGAGGCCCACATGAAATGTCTGACCTGCCACGCCGTGCACGGGGCTGTCGACAGCGGCATCACGTCGATGACGTACGATGCCCTCTGCCTGAACTGCCACGATTGA
- a CDS encoding universal stress protein translates to MRIMVPVDGTSESEEAIPVAARLAEIFGADMCLARVVETIDAFSPLRSQPDVAARLNETADYLHALVERQGLPEQTKCLAVKGDNVAKALGGLARDEEINLIVMRRRTRRGLQRRTQGSVWNRLVRAKVCSVLVVPPAVTAEEAARSRGRREGPWPIPETGASAPAQRARELMGW, encoded by the coding sequence ATGCGTATCATGGTCCCGGTTGATGGCACTTCTGAATCGGAAGAGGCGATACCGGTTGCCGCCAGGCTGGCCGAGATCTTCGGGGCCGACATGTGCCTCGCGAGGGTGGTCGAGACGATTGACGCCTTCAGCCCGCTCCGTTCCCAGCCGGACGTGGCCGCCAGGCTGAACGAGACGGCGGACTACTTACACGCCCTTGTTGAGCGGCAAGGCCTTCCCGAGCAGACGAAGTGCTTGGCCGTAAAAGGCGACAACGTGGCGAAGGCGCTCGGTGGGCTCGCAAGAGACGAGGAGATCAACCTTATCGTCATGAGGCGCCGCACCCGCCGCGGACTGCAGCGCCGCACGCAGGGCAGCGTCTGGAACCGGCTGGTGCGGGCCAAGGTGTGCTCGGTGCTGGTGGTCCCGCCCGCGGTCACCGCCGAGGAAGCAGCCCGCTCCCGCGGTCGACGGGAAGGGCCGTGGCCTATCCCTGAGACAGGCGCCTCGGCGCCCGCGCAGCGCGCCCGCGAGCTGATGGGCTGGTAG
- a CDS encoding NHL repeat-containing protein, giving the protein MESESQSERTNRGLRRSAVVGLLVAAVAAVGLGTCVVLRQGSESQPPIPSSEVHPLDKVSGLVFPAELMWHVPLTHADASGKPTPDSAAMPADVAVVDGRVYVLDTNNNRIIEIDKDGNVLRMLDSSSDERLALQTPMAITARDGRLYVANSRAGNVIVLDAAGAVQQVIAPQVPAAEKPLRPIGIAVTSGGDIYLSDPDNHRVLRLDGEGKLVSVLGSGTRDSGDYSFNMPGGLALDAEDNLYVVDMLNYKIKKYSPSGEFLFSLGEAGDTEGTFSRPKAVAVDDSGRMLVSDTLQVAVEAFEADGTYAGFIGREDPDNKESASLFQAPHGLKVVDGTLYVVDRFTGLFAFRLPA; this is encoded by the coding sequence GTGGAATCAGAATCGCAAAGCGAGCGGACGAACAGGGGCTTGCGGCGCAGCGCCGTCGTCGGTCTTCTCGTGGCAGCCGTCGCGGCCGTCGGCCTGGGCACCTGTGTTGTGCTGCGACAGGGGTCCGAAAGTCAGCCCCCGATCCCTTCCAGCGAGGTCCATCCCCTGGACAAGGTGAGCGGCCTCGTCTTTCCCGCGGAACTAATGTGGCATGTTCCCCTGACCCACGCCGACGCAAGCGGCAAGCCCACGCCCGATTCTGCCGCCATGCCCGCCGATGTCGCCGTCGTCGACGGCCGCGTCTACGTCCTCGATACCAACAACAACCGCATCATCGAGATCGACAAAGACGGCAACGTCCTACGGATGCTTGACTCCAGCAGCGACGAACGCCTCGCCCTGCAAACTCCGATGGCGATCACCGCCCGCGATGGCCGCTTGTACGTCGCCAACTCCCGCGCCGGCAACGTCATCGTCCTCGACGCCGCGGGCGCTGTCCAGCAGGTCATTGCCCCGCAGGTCCCGGCGGCCGAGAAGCCGCTGCGTCCCATCGGGATCGCCGTGACGTCCGGCGGCGACATCTACTTGAGCGACCCCGACAACCACCGCGTGCTGCGCCTCGACGGCGAAGGCAAGCTCGTCTCGGTCCTCGGCTCCGGCACGCGCGACTCCGGCGACTACAGCTTCAACATGCCGGGGGGTCTCGCGCTCGACGCCGAAGACAACCTCTACGTCGTCGATATGCTCAACTACAAGATCAAGAAGTACTCCCCTTCCGGCGAGTTCCTGTTCAGTCTGGGCGAGGCCGGCGACACCGAAGGGACGTTCTCGCGCCCTAAGGCCGTGGCCGTGGACGACAGCGGGCGCATGCTCGTCTCCGACACCCTTCAGGTGGCGGTGGAGGCGTTCGAGGCCGACGGCACGTACGCCGGCTTCATCGGCAGAGAAGACCCCGACAACAAGGAGTCGGCATCGCTCTTCCAGGCGCCGCACGGCCTGAAAGTCGTCGACGGCACCCTTTACGTTGTGGACCGTTTCACCGGACTCTTCGCGTTCCGTCTACCTGCCTGA
- a CDS encoding cytochrome c3 family protein, whose product MAREAKLIVSRKLIPLSASVAAAALALVMVAIAQAGKSDVYGSAHDLGSPGVPACSLCHVPHNAQGAYLWARDPAAGQGLLSLCFSCHDGSVTDVGWFIPDPAYASHWTRPGIPGFDCDICHDPHEGDNWKFAGDNIPSTYRNADLCALCHDTGSFTHPVDVATGLPADRTWDPYAAPPDFSGTLLWDSSGTLPVAEGDAYVKCKTCHVAHGAVRNPGGQWEQTLNTMSLYELDAGPPERHLQPLCSNCHE is encoded by the coding sequence ATGGCAAGAGAGGCGAAGCTTATCGTGAGCCGGAAGCTGATACCGCTGAGCGCGTCCGTCGCGGCGGCGGCCCTCGCTCTCGTGATGGTGGCGATAGCCCAGGCGGGCAAGTCCGACGTCTACGGCAGCGCCCACGATTTGGGATCGCCCGGCGTCCCCGCCTGCTCGCTGTGCCACGTCCCTCATAACGCTCAGGGCGCCTACCTGTGGGCGCGCGACCCGGCCGCGGGACAGGGGCTCCTTTCGCTCTGCTTCAGTTGCCACGATGGGTCGGTGACCGATGTCGGCTGGTTCATCCCTGATCCCGCTTACGCGTCGCACTGGACCAGGCCCGGTATCCCCGGCTTTGATTGCGACATCTGCCACGACCCGCACGAAGGCGACAACTGGAAGTTCGCCGGCGATAACATTCCCTCGACCTACCGCAACGCCGATCTGTGCGCTCTCTGCCACGATACCGGCTCCTTCACCCACCCCGTCGACGTGGCCACCGGCCTCCCCGCCGACCGCACGTGGGACCCCTACGCCGCCCCGCCCGATTTCAGCGGCACCTTGCTGTGGGACTCCAGCGGCACGCTCCCCGTCGCAGAGGGCGACGCCTACGTGAAGTGCAAGACCTGCCACGTCGCACACGGCGCGGTACGCAACCCGGGTGGCCAGTGGGAGCAGACGCTGAACACGATGTCGCTGTACGAGCTGGACGCGGGCCCGCCGGAGAGGCACCTCCAGCCTCTGTGCAGCAATTGTCACGAGTAG